The nucleotide sequence ATAAAGATTGTCAATGAATCAAGAGAAGCTGAACGAAGTCATCAACGGAGGAAGCATCGACGAAGAAAAGACCGCCCCTTTTACCAGGACTCGTGCTATGCAACATCTTAACCGGAAATTACTGATTTCAGATCGGAAAAAACTTTTTATTTGCACAAAAAGCAGTGCATTTTAAAGAATAATTTTCAAGAAGGTCTTTATAGATTCAAATCGGGCCTGTAAAAGAGGGGGTTATTAAACTGATATGGTATATTATTATTGTTAAGCAATTAATCATGTTTGATTTTTACTGATATTAATGTATATAAGTGTCCAGAAATTATACTGAAAAAAGGAGTGATAAAAATAATGCAGATACCAAAATTTGACCCAAAAGAACTGGAGGTGGTTGGCAAGACCCCTGCCACACCATTTTCTCCTGAGCTTAAGATATTTAACTCCCCTGTTTCCATGAGGGACGCATACTATGCCATGACAAGAAGAAGGCCGGTCTGGCAGGTGTCCGGGCTTGACAGCCGTATCTTTACACCCAGGATCGTGCCCGATAACGTAGCCCGCGCCTTTGTGCTTGAGGGTAAGCCCTTTGATATGGCAAAGGAGGGCGGTGGCAAGGACATGTTCGGTATTGATTGGGAGTTTATCCCGGTTGCAGGCGGCTCAATGGTGCGGCCCGGCAAACCCTTTATGGAGGATGCCACAGAGTGGTATGACAAGGTCGTATGGCCCGACATAGATTTATGGGACTGGGAAGGGAGCGCAAAGCTTAATAATGGCACATACCTGACAGAAAAGAGCTTTAACCTTGTATGGTTCCAGACAGGCTGGTATGAGAGGCTTATATCCTTTATGGATTTTGAAGGGGCCATAATGGCAATGATCGATGAAGATCAGAAAGAAGCGGTAAAGGAGCTGTTTCATAAACTCTCTGACCTCTATATAAGGATATTTGACAAGTACCTGACCTACTATGAGCACATAGACGGTTTCTACATCCATGATGACTGGGGCTCACAGAAGGAGACATTCTTTTCACCTGATACCGCGGCAGAGGTGATTGTTCCGGCCATGAAGAGGGTTACTGATTTTATCCATTCAAAGGGAAAGGTCACTGAACTGCACAGTTGCGGACAGCTTTTTAAACAGGTGCCCAATATAATCGCG is from Desulfatiglans sp. and encodes:
- a CDS encoding methyltransferase yields the protein MQIPKFDPKELEVVGKTPATPFSPELKIFNSPVSMRDAYYAMTRRRPVWQVSGLDSRIFTPRIVPDNVARAFVLEGKPFDMAKEGGGKDMFGIDWEFIPVAGGSMVRPGKPFMEDATEWYDKVVWPDIDLWDWEGSAKLNNGTYLTEKSFNLVWFQTGWYERLISFMDFEGAIMAMIDEDQKEAVKELFHKLSDLYIRIFDKYLTYYEHIDGFYIHDDWGSQKETFFSPDTAAEVIVPAMKRVTDFIHSKGKVTELHSCGQLFKQVPNIIAAGWDAWAGQEMNDTHKIYEMYGDKIMIGVLPEKYDINTTSEAEQRRMAREYADKFCKPEKPSFLNFMGLKYVTPAFQEELYKQSRINYSR